A section of the Engraulis encrasicolus isolate BLACKSEA-1 chromosome 8, IST_EnEncr_1.0, whole genome shotgun sequence genome encodes:
- the LOC134453713 gene encoding zinc finger protein 862-like, which yields MSDVLHQLGSLSKTLQRSGLVLSETHSCMSSTLAVLEKYKSRPGPKLRAVLEEDAYEGIILTATNHDYHANTRGALLDALTHCITARFSGMSSTLLRAMRLLDFQYWPESDPTADFGDEELECLVGHFRPLIESAGVNASLILDQWTALKCQLYKEIFERTWPSINRRCRHNFPDVLDVFDCILSIPATTADCDRAFSIMKQLKSDWRSSLKTERLNDLLKVQLSSPDIKDFDPCSAIEIWHADCVRSRRPDFVRQEKNVGLERGTESDSSSESDCKSDEME from the exons ATGTCAGATGTTCTTCACCAGCTTGGCAGTCTGTCCAAAACCCTGCAAAGATCTGGGTTAGTCCTATCTGAGACCCACAGCTGCATGTCGTCCACCCTGGCAGTTTTGGAGAAGTACAAATCAAG ACCTGGACCTAAGCTTCGAGCTGTTCTGGAAGAAGACGCCTATGAGGGAATAATCTTAACCGCTACAAATCACGACTACCATGCCAATACCAGGGGTGCACTTCTGGACGCACTGACCCATTGCATCACAGCCCGTTTTAGCGGCATGAGCAGTACTCTCCTGAGAGCCATGCGACTGCTGGATTTCCAATATTGGCCAGAGTCTGACCCAACTGCCG ATTTTGGGGATGAAGAGTTGGAGTGTTTGGTGGGCCATTTCCGACCTCTTATAGAGTCTGCTGGAGTCAACGCCTCACTCATCCTGGACCAGTGGACTGCCTTGAAGTGTCAGCTATACAAAG AAATCTTTGAGAGGACCTGGCCATCAATCAACAGAAGGTGTCGACACAATTTTCCGGACGTCCTGGATGTCTTTGACTGCATTCTGTCCATTCCAGCCACAACAGCAGACTGCGATCGTGCATTTAGCATAATGAAGCAGCTCAAATCTGACTGGCGCTCCAGCCTCAAAACTGAGAGACTGAATGACCTTCTGAAGGTGCAGCTCAGCTCACCTGATATTAAGGACTTTGACCCTTGCTCAGCAATTGAAATCTGGCATGCAGACTGTGTGCGGTCACGAAGACCTGACTTTGTACGTCAGGAAAAAAATGTGGGTCTTGAACGTGGCACTGAATCAGATAGTTCGTCTGAATCTGACTGTAAAAgtgatgaaatggaataa
- the LOC134453905 gene encoding odorant receptor 131-2-like → MPTGLPVFHHSFASGTPLTLVAMCLERYVAICMPLRHADISTARRRLVGLVVIWIASVGPPLTLLYAFLSSMEELMKVPTVVCFVEILFIERWKTYMRVAVLKFYFLCMCIAVIFTYFKIVKAARAVASNDKKSSSKGQKTVLLHAIQLLLCLIQFLNPFIESALLMVNFRLFVDIRYFNFVVFVVAPRCLSPLVYGLRDENFFSVLKCYAVCGLNKRVNRRVNQTSIRT, encoded by the exons ATGCCTACTGGACTGCCCGTGTTTCACCACAGCTTCGCTTCAG GGACCCCGTTGACTCTCGTAGCCATGTGTCTGGAGCGCTACGTGGCCATCTGCATGCCCCTGAGGCACGCAGACATCTCCACAGCCAGGAGGCGTTTGGTGGGACTGGTGGTCATCTGGATAGCGAGTGTCGGGCCGCCCCTCACCCTCCTGTACGCATTTCTGTCCTCGATGGAGGAGCTGATGAAGGTCCCAACTGTCGTCTGCTTTGTGGAAATACTGTTCATAGAGAGGTGGAAGACCTATATGCGCGTTGCTGTCTTAAAGTTTTATTTCTTGTGCATGTGTATCGCCGTCATTTTCACCTACTTCAAAATTGTTAAGGCTGCCAGGGCAGTGGCTTCAAACGACAAGAAGTCAAGTTCAAAAGGACAGAAAACAGTGCTTCTCCACGCCATACAGTTACTGTTGTGTTTAATTCAATTTCTCAACCCCTTTATTGAATCTGCACTTTTGATGGTCAATTTTAGACTGTTTGTTGATATCAGGTACTTCAACTTTGTAGTTTTTGTCGTGGCTCCACGCTGTCTCAGTCCACTGGTTTATGGTCTAAGGGACGAGAATTTTTTCTCTGTGTTAAAGTGTTATGCAGTGTGTGGATTGAATAAGAGAGTTAATAGGAGAGTTAATCAGACTTCCATAAGAAcatag
- the or95a1 gene encoding odorant receptor 129-1 has product MQNLTDISFNSSSNNNSSGIGGVITASDQKVAVIVKVCVVLPVFGVFLYFIVLMLHTFASHRHFLESTRYVLFTYMLANDTLQLLTSVLLFLLVMAQVNFALVFCAPLLFFSTATFLNTPLILAVMSLERYVAIFYPLQRPAAWRPDRIWLLVLAIWLLSCVQPAADFVVSLMKPPSVGDGPVDLLTTPVQCKSAELHRVPTLTFFKVVLNGLFFVAVAVVILFTYVRILLGTRSIMRQERGSVTKALHTVLLHGLQLLLSSCAFTIPFTEHLIVLHVGWSREHMSFLNYVSFVVVPRVLSPVIYGLRDESLRKHMRRSPLCCGAVTGSGGVGGGGGGGGGGVGGRGLGSAKVRPKLKGKTMGRSHLLP; this is encoded by the exons ATGCAAAACCTgaccgatatcagcttcaacagcagcagcaacaacaacagcagcggcATCGGCGGCGTCATCACCGCGTCCGACCAGAAGGTGGCGGTCATCGTGAAGGTGTGCGTGGTGCTGCCCGTCTTCGGCGTCTTCCTCTACTTCATCGTGCTGATGCTGCACACCTTCGCCTCGCACCGCCACTTCCTGGAGAGCACGCGCTACGTCCTGTTCACCTACATGCTGGCCAATGACACGCTGCAGCTGCTCACCTCCGTGCTCCTCTTCCTGCTCGTCATGGCACAG GTGAACTTTGCGCTGGTGTTCTGCGCGCCGCTGCTCTTCTTCTCCACGGCCACCTTCCTCAACACGCCTCTCATCCTGGCCGTGATGTCGCTGGAGCGCTACGTGGCTATCTTCTACCCGCTCCAGCGCCCCGCCGCCTGGCGCCCCGACCGCATCTGGCTCCTCGTCCTCGCCATCTGGCTGCTGAGCTGCGTGCAGCCCGCTGCCGACTTCGTCGTGAGCCTGATGAAACCGCCCAGCGTCGGCGACGGACCAGTGGACCTGCTCACCACACCCGTACAGTGCAAGAGCGCCGAGCTGCACAGGGTGCCTACCCTCACATTCTTCAAG GTTGTCCTGAACGGGCTGTTCTtcgtggcggtggcggtggtgattCTCTTCACCTACGTGCGCATCCTGCTGGGGACGCGCTCCATCATGCGTCAGGAGCGGGGCTCGGTGACCAAGGCCCTGCACACGGTGCTGCTGCACGGCCTCCAGCTCCTGCTCAGCAGCTGCGCCTTCACCATCCCCTTCACCGAGCACCTGATCGTGCTGCACGTGGGCTGGTCGCGCGAGCACATGTCCTTCCTCAACTACGTCTCCTTCGTCGTGGTGCCGCGCGTGCTCAGCCCAGTGATCTACGGCCTGCGCGACGAGAGCCTGCGCAAGCACATGCGGCGCTCGCCACTCTGCTGCGGCGCTGTCACTGGGTCTGGtggtgtcggtggtggtggtggaggtggtggaggtggtgttggaggcCGGGGCCTGGGGTCAGCCAAGGTGAGGCCCAAACTAAAGGGCAAGACTATGGGGAGGTCACATTTACTGCCCTGA
- the p4ha3 gene encoding prolyl 4-hydroxylase subunit alpha-3: protein MSIYFKLLTSWFVTSLAIPTNGEIFTSMMNVRQAIDTERKLIHILKSYIDQETERLRDIQRFYAKVSQLHSTVYTRLSGTAAANPLVAFTLIKRLQSEWPNVVYSKEAEENIQALRSGYGSVEGSLPKHEDVQGAAQGLMRLQDVYALRLEGLVRGHFQRLTNHGNAVDIYRPPVSVRLSGDDCFLVGKVAYDDEDYYHSVQWLEESVRLFRDSTLAWMPENEGSLEDALDHLAFSHFKTGNISYALSLSQELLRHDPLNGRVLLNVEKYERLLVENPPVATTASVLKRPSTTYLRTRNAYEKLCQTQGSQPKHYEDPELFCDYFSNGSPGLLLQPVRREVVSFQPYVVLYHNFTTDSEAESIKGVAQPALRRSVVASGVNQSTVDYRISKSAWLKETAHPSIGRLDKRVQAVTGLNVQHPYAEYLQVVNYGIGGHYEPHFDHATSESSPLYKLNSGNRVATFMIYLSAVDAGGSTAFIYANFSVPVVQNAALFWWNLHRNGEGDEDTLHAGCPVLVGDKWVANKWIHEHGQEFQRPCSQDPDE from the exons ATGTCAATATATTTCAAATTATTGACAAGTTGGTTCGTAACCAGCCTTGCCATTCCCACAAATGGAGAAATCTTCACGTCAATGATGAATGTGAGGCAAGCCATTGATACGGAAAGGAAACTCATTCATATTCTAAAATCGTACATagaccaagagacagagagactgcgaGACATCCAAAG GTTTTACGCAAAGGTTTCTCAGCTGCACAGCACCGTCTACACCAGACTGTCCGGCACGGCTGCAGCGAACCCATTGGTGGCCTTCACCCTCATCAAACGCCTGCAGTCGGAGTGGCCCAACGTGGTCTACAGCAAAGAAGCCGAGGAGAACATCCAAG CCCTTAGGTCTGGCTACGGCAGTGTGGAGGGGAGCCTGCCCAAGCACGAAGATGTTCAAGGAGCAGCCCAGGGCCTGATGAGACTCCAGGATGTTTACGCGCTGCGGTTGGAGGGCCTGGTCCGCGGACACTTCCAGAGGCTGACCAACCACGGCAACGCCGTGGACATCTACCGGCCGCCCGTGTCCGTACGGCTCTCTGGAGACGACTGCTTCCTTGTGGGAAAA GTTGCctatgatgatgaggactactATCACTCTGTACAGTGGCTGGAGGAGTCAGTCAGGCTGTTCAGAGACTCCACGCTGGCTTGGATGCCGGAGAATGAGGGGAGTCTGGAGGATGCCCTCGACCATCTCGCCTTCTCCCACTTCAAG ACAGGAAACATTTCTTATGCACTGAGTCTCTCGCAGGAATTGCTACGTCATG ATCCTCTGAATGGAAGAGTGCTGCTCAATGTTGAGAAGTACGAGAGGCTTCTTGTTGAAAACCCACCTGTGGCCACCACCGCCAGCGTCCTAAAAAGACCCTCCACCACATACCTGAGGACCAGAAACGCCTATGAGAAGCTCTGCCAAACACAAGGCTCTCAG CCAAAGCACTATGAGGACCCGGAGCTGTTTTGCGATTACTTCAGCAATGGCAGCCCAGGCCTGCTGCTGCAGCCCGTGAGGAGGGAGGTGGTGAGCTTCCAGCCCTACGTGGTCCTGTATCACAACTTCACCACAGACAGCGAAGCCGAGAGCATCAAGGGGGTGGCTCAGCCAGCA CTGAGGAGATCTGTTGTTGCATCTGGTGTGAACCAATCTACAGTTGACTATCGAATTAGTAAAAG TGCCTGGTTGAAAGAGACAGCCCACCCCAGCATCGGGAGGCTGGATAAGCGTGTCCAGGCGGTGACGGGCCTAAACGTGCAGCACCCTTACGCAGAGTACCTGCAGGTGGTGAACTACGGCATTGGAGGACACTACGAGCCACACTTCGATCACGCCACG TCAGAGTCCAGCCCTCTCTACAAGCTCAACAGCGGAAATCGAGTGGCTACCTTCATGATATAC CTCAGTGCGGTGGACGCAGGTGGATCCACAGCCTTCATCTACGCCAACTTCAGTGTCCCAGTTGTACAG AATGCTGCCCTCTTCTGGTGGAACCTCCACCGTAATGGCGAAGGCGACGAGGACACACTGCACGCTGGCTGCCCTGTCCTAGTTGGAGACAAGTGGG TGGCAAACAAGTGGATCCATGAGCACGGGCAGGAGTTCCAACGGCCCTGCAGTCAAGACCCTGACGAATGA